Within Methyloversatilis discipulorum, the genomic segment ACGCGCGGCTCACCGTCAGCTGCGCCGACGGCGCCGAGTGGGTGGCGGCGCACGACGGCGTCTTCGACCTGCTGTGGGTCGATGGCTTCGACATCGGCGGCATGCCGGCGGCGCTGACCACGCAGCGCTTCTACGACGACTGCCACGCCGCACTGCGCGACGGCGGCGTGCTGGTCATCAATATGTACGCCGGCGACGCGCTGAACAGCGCCTGGGTCGAGCGCGTAGCAGCCAGCTTCGCCCGCTCGGTCAGCGTCGTCGACACTGCCGACGGTGCGAACCGCATCGTGTTCGCCGCCCGCGGCAACGCCTTCCGGCTGTCGGAAATGAAGCTGGCGCAGCGCGCCCGCGCACTCGAAGCGCGACTGGGCATCGCGCTGCCCGGCATCGCCCGCGCACTGATCGACGGCCGGCGACGCGCGCGGGCCGGCAGCGAGCCATGAAGCTGCGCCTGAGCACCACCGCCCGGCTGACGCTGGCCAACAGCGCCCTGCTCGCCACCGGCTTCGGCCTGCTGCTGATGCTGGTGAGCTGGCTGGCCGGGCAGTACATGCTGGGCCACGTCGAAGAGAGCGTCGAAGCCGAACTGGACATCCTCACCGCCGAGTTCCGGGTCGATGGCGTGCGCGGCATCAGCGGCCTGATCCGCCAGCGGCTGGACGTGCGCTCGGCCAATCACGACCGCATCTACCGGCTGGAGGACGCCACCGGCCAGCTACTCATCGGCAACCTCGATCAGTGGCCGGCCAGTGCCGGCCGCGAAAGCCTGCCGCTGCGCCTGCCCAGCCAGCTCCACCGCGGCCAGACCGAAATCGTCGCCCGCTGGGCGCGCCTGCCGGACGGCAGCCGGCTGCTGGTCGGCTTCGACGAATACGAGGTCGAACAGGTGCGCGGCGACATCCGCCGCGCCGCGCTGGTGAGCTTCGGCCTGATGCTGATCGCCTCGCTGGGCGGCGGCTACCTGATCACGCGCGCCGCACTGCGGCCGGTCGAAACGATACGCCGCGCCGCGCAGCAGATCATGGACGGCGACCTGCAGCACCGGGTGCCGCTGCGCAGCGGCGACGGTGCGGATGAATTCGACCGCCTGGCGCAGACGCTGAACGGCATGCTCGACCGCATCGCGCGGCTGATCGCCAGCGTGCGCGGCGCCACCGACAATATCGCGCACGACCTGCGCTCGCCGCTCACCCGCCACCGCGCGCGCATCGAGGCGGCGCTGCAGCACCCGCCCGCGGCCGACGAGCTGCCGGACTGGCTGGAGCGCAATCTGGCCGACGTCGACCAGGTGCTGTCCACCTTCCAGTCGCTGCTGCGCATCGCGCGCGTCGATTCCGGCCTGCTGCGCGGCGAATTCAGCGAACTGGATGTCGGCCGCCTGGTGCGCGACGCCGCCGAACTGATGGAGCCGCTGGCCGAGGAGCGCGACCTGCGCCTCGCAGTCAGCGCGCCGGAGGGCGCACTCTGCACCGGTCACCGCGACCTGCTGTTCCAGACCGTGCTCAACCTGATCGACAACGCCATCAAGTACAGCCCGCACGGCGGCACGGTCGAGCTGTCGCTGACGCGCGACGGCGACGACTGGCGGCTGTGCGTGCGCGACGAAGGGCCGGGCATTCCGGCCGCCGAGCGCGAGCGCGTGTTCGAGCGCCTGTACCGGCTGGAAAGTGCCCGCGACACGCCCGGCCTCGGCCTCGGCCTGAGTCTGGTGCAGTCGGTGGTCGCGCTGCACCGCGGCACCATTGGACTTGACGACGCCGCGCCCGGCTTGGCCGTCGCGCTGCGCTTGCCGGCCAGACCTGCCGGCCCGCACTGAACGGCCACAGCAGACGCCGCGCGACCGGAATTCAGGGCGCCCCGTGCGCGTCCGCCGGATCGCTGGCGCGCATTGGCTGGTAGCGGTCCAGCCAGGCAGGGAAGTCTTCGGCCGGCATCGGCCGGGCAATCAGATAGCCCTGCGCAACATCGCAGCCAAGTGCGCACAGCGCGTCCCAGTGCTGCTGCGTCTCGACGCCCTCGGCCACCACCTTGCGTCCGAGGTCATGCACGAGGTCTATCGTCGAGCGGACGATGGCGGCCGAATCGCTGCTGACCGCCATCGCACGCACAAAAGACTGGTCGATCTTGATGCAACCGACCGGCAGCTTCTGCAGATAGCTGAGCGAGGAGTAACCGGTGCCGAAATCGTCGATGTAGAGCCGTATGCCCTCTGCGCGCAAACCGTGCAGCACGCGCAGCGCGAAGTCCGCGTCTTCCATCACGGCGCTCTCGGTGATCTCGATCTCCAGCAGTCCGCTCGCGGTGCCCCAGTGCGCCAGCATCTGGCGGATCTTGTCGACCAGGTCCTCGTCGCGCAGATTGCGCGCCGACAGATTCACCGCGATGGGCAACGCGCGCCCCGCGTCGTCCCACTGCCTGTTCAGGCGCAGCACGCGCGCGATCATCCACTCGGCGAGCGGCCGGATCAGGCCGGTGTGCTCGGCCAGTTCGATGAACTCGGACGGCAGAATCAGACCGCGCGTCGCGTGCTGCCAGCGCACCAGTGCTTCGGCACCGCAGACGATGCCATTGCGCATATCGACCTTGGGCTGCAGATAGAGCCGCAGGTCGTCCGCCTCGATCGCGCGTCGCAGATCGCCGGCCATGTTCAGCCGGTGCGAGGGCGCGGGGTACAGCGCGGGATCGAACACGACGCAGTCGACGCCCTGCTTCTTCGCCTGGCGCACGGCGATGTCCATGTGCCGGTAAAGGTCGTGCGGCGTCGATCCGTGGTCCGGATAGAGCGCGATGCCGGTCCGCGTCGATACATCGATCGGCAACTCGACCAGCTGGAAGGGCTGCGACAGCACCTCGCGCAAGCGACGCGCCATCGACAGCGCCGCGGCACGGTCGCTGTCCGGCAACAGCAGCGCGAATTCGTCGCCGCGCAGTCGGGCGACGAAGGCACCGTCCGGCGTCGCACGACTGAGCCGGCCGCCGAATTCGCACAGGATCTGGTCGCCCTGGGTGAAACCGAGCGCGTCATTGATTTCGCTGAGCCGCTCGATATTCATCTGCAGCAGTGCGAACGGGCGTTCGTGCTGACGGCAGCTGCGCAGCTCGGCCGCCAGCGTGTCGCTGAACAGGGTCTGGTTGGGCAGACCGGTGAGCAGATCGAACTGGGTAAGCCGGTACATCGCTTCCCGCGTGCGCGACTGTTCGGCGTGCGTGCGCAGCGTGGATACGCCGTAGGCCAGGTCGTCGGCCGACTCGCCGATGAGCGCGCTTTCCTCGTCGCCGAAAACCTCGGCGCCCGCTCCGTGAACGGTCAGCAAGCCGATACCGCTGCCACTGACGCGCAGTGGGCAGGCGATCACCGGGCCGTCGGCGGGCGTCAGCAGCGCGTCGTGATCGGCCGTATCGGTGGCGTTGAAACAGCGCACCTGTCCGCCGGCAACGATGGCGTCCATCGCCGTGCGGGCGTCGGAGGCGTTGGCGGCGGCCCATGCGCGCAGTCCGTCGATGCCGTCGGGATGACCGCACTGGGCGGTCGGAACATAGTCGCCCGAGGCGTTGCGCAACCAGACCACCGCCATCGGATAGGCGCCGACTTCAACCAGCGCGCGACACATGCTGTCCAGCAGTTCGTGTTCACCGGTGGCACGCAGCATCGCGCGGTTGCCTGCGCTGAGCGTACGCAATGCGCGACTTACCCGTTCCAGCTCGCGCACGCGCTGCTCCAGCTCTCTGTTGAGCAGACGTATCCTTTCCTCGGCGCGCTTGCGCTCGGTGATGTCGGCGCCCAGCACGTAATAGCCGGTCACGTCGCCGCGTTCGTCCTGCCGCGGCATGTAGTTGATCACCTGCCAGACGCCCGGAAAGGGCTCCCAGTCGTAGCTCTGCGGCTCGCCCTGCAGCGCTTTGGCGATCAGCGGCGCGGCGATCGCGTAGCGCGTCTCGCCGAGCACCTCGCGCACCGAGCGACCAGCAATGTCCGGGTGATGAGGCGCGAAGCGCTCGCGGTAGTGGCCGTTCACATACACGTAGCGCTGCTGTGCATCGACATAGGCGATCAGCGCCGGCACACGGCTGATGACCGTGCGCAAATGCCCTTCGCTCGCACTCAGCTGTCGCCGTATCAGTCCGTAGGTGGCGCCGAGCAGCGCAAGCATCAGTATCAGCACGGCCCCGCCGGCACCGACCAGCAGGTCGCTCGAGTGCTTCTGAGCGACGTTCCGGTCGACCAGCAGCCGACGCTCCTCGTTGTCCATCTCGCCCAGGATGCGATCGACGCGCTCGCGCGTCTCGCGCAGCGGCGCCGCGGCCACGAAGGCGTTGGCGGCGTCCTGGCCTTCGTTCCTGCGCAGCGCTTCGATCCGGCGCGAGAGGCCCAGCCGCTCGTCGATCACGGCGCGCAGCTGCGCCCAGCGCGCACTCTGCGCCGGATGGTCGGAGGTGAGCGTGCGCACGCGGTCCAGCTCGATCTCGCGGCGGGCGATCGCCCGGTCGCGCTCGTTCAGCCGCGCCGGATCGCCGGTCAGCCTGAAGTTCTGTGTGCTGAGTTCTATCTGCAACGTCTCGACGCGCACGCGCGCCAGGCCGTTCAGCACGTCGTGCGTGTGCGCCACGCGCAGCGCGGCCGCATTGGCGTCGTCGGCAACCTTCCAGGTCATTGCCGCCATGCCGGACACGATCAGCACGGCCAGCAGGAATGCGCCAAGGATCCGCCTTTCGAACCGTGAAGATACGGACCGGGCGGAATGCTTGTCGCTCACCTCAGTGCCCGCTTTCCCCGTCGGCCGGCTTCACGTCGAACGCGATGCAGATGCGTTCCTCGTTCGATTCGAACGGAATCGTCCGGTGGAACAGCGAGGACGGGAACAGCACGATGTCGCCGACCACCGGTAGCAGGGTCCGGCGCGGGAAATCGTCGTGCTCGCGCGGATAATCGTCGCCGTCGGTGCTGAATTCGATGCCACCGGCCGTGCTGCCCGCCGGCCGGTCCGACGGCATCGCCAGGTAGAGCACGCCGGACAGCCAGCCCTCTTCGTGGATGTGCGAGGTCAGGTGGCCGCCCTTGCTCATCTTCACGTACCA encodes:
- a CDS encoding fused MFS/spermidine synthase; this translates as MSGRDEVDAGQPYLVEQDGQLTLAFSELAVQSTMDAAAPERLVLEYSRLMLASLLFVPEPRHIGMVGLGGGSLVKTCHRHLPEARITVAEISPAVIALRDRFHIPPDDARLTVSCADGAEWVAAHDGVFDLLWVDGFDIGGMPAALTTQRFYDDCHAALRDGGVLVINMYAGDALNSAWVERVAASFARSVSVVDTADGANRIVFAARGNAFRLSEMKLAQRARALEARLGIALPGIARALIDGRRRARAGSEP
- a CDS encoding sensor histidine kinase, giving the protein MKLRLSTTARLTLANSALLATGFGLLLMLVSWLAGQYMLGHVEESVEAELDILTAEFRVDGVRGISGLIRQRLDVRSANHDRIYRLEDATGQLLIGNLDQWPASAGRESLPLRLPSQLHRGQTEIVARWARLPDGSRLLVGFDEYEVEQVRGDIRRAALVSFGLMLIASLGGGYLITRAALRPVETIRRAAQQIMDGDLQHRVPLRSGDGADEFDRLAQTLNGMLDRIARLIASVRGATDNIAHDLRSPLTRHRARIEAALQHPPAADELPDWLERNLADVDQVLSTFQSLLRIARVDSGLLRGEFSELDVGRLVRDAAELMEPLAEERDLRLAVSAPEGALCTGHRDLLFQTVLNLIDNAIKYSPHGGTVELSLTRDGDDWRLCVRDEGPGIPAAERERVFERLYRLESARDTPGLGLGLSLVQSVVALHRGTIGLDDAAPGLAVALRLPARPAGPH
- a CDS encoding EAL domain-containing protein; this translates as MTWKVADDANAAALRVAHTHDVLNGLARVRVETLQIELSTQNFRLTGDPARLNERDRAIARREIELDRVRTLTSDHPAQSARWAQLRAVIDERLGLSRRIEALRRNEGQDAANAFVAAAPLRETRERVDRILGEMDNEERRLLVDRNVAQKHSSDLLVGAGGAVLILMLALLGATYGLIRRQLSASEGHLRTVISRVPALIAYVDAQQRYVYVNGHYRERFAPHHPDIAGRSVREVLGETRYAIAAPLIAKALQGEPQSYDWEPFPGVWQVINYMPRQDERGDVTGYYVLGADITERKRAEERIRLLNRELEQRVRELERVSRALRTLSAGNRAMLRATGEHELLDSMCRALVEVGAYPMAVVWLRNASGDYVPTAQCGHPDGIDGLRAWAAANASDARTAMDAIVAGGQVRCFNATDTADHDALLTPADGPVIACPLRVSGSGIGLLTVHGAGAEVFGDEESALIGESADDLAYGVSTLRTHAEQSRTREAMYRLTQFDLLTGLPNQTLFSDTLAAELRSCRQHERPFALLQMNIERLSEINDALGFTQGDQILCEFGGRLSRATPDGAFVARLRGDEFALLLPDSDRAAALSMARRLREVLSQPFQLVELPIDVSTRTGIALYPDHGSTPHDLYRHMDIAVRQAKKQGVDCVVFDPALYPAPSHRLNMAGDLRRAIEADDLRLYLQPKVDMRNGIVCGAEALVRWQHATRGLILPSEFIELAEHTGLIRPLAEWMIARVLRLNRQWDDAGRALPIAVNLSARNLRDEDLVDKIRQMLAHWGTASGLLEIEITESAVMEDADFALRVLHGLRAEGIRLYIDDFGTGYSSLSYLQKLPVGCIKIDQSFVRAMAVSSDSAAIVRSTIDLVHDLGRKVVAEGVETQQHWDALCALGCDVAQGYLIARPMPAEDFPAWLDRYQPMRASDPADAHGAP